The DNA window GTCCCCTTTACTAGCATGCAGTTACATATATCTGAATAATAGGAGGGGCCCACCAACTAAGAACATATTACTACAAAATCTTAGTATATTCCCCAGtgtataaccacaaacaataaaGACAGGAATTaactttttatatctttatatccatttagaaaacagaagaaataaactaaacaaatgcatttataagaaaatgaattgaaatgaaacCAGATCAACAAATGAAAACAGTATCCACACAGAAAGTCTGTAAAGAAAGACTTAATCAAtagaaaataatgacaaatgaaaatcaatagtaacaaaatatcaaaataaaaagataaaactaatCAGTTCAGTTTTTAGGATGATGTCCAAAGTTCAAAAATAAACCTTCAAGTGCTCTTCCAGTAATCCAAGGAAATCCACCAAAAAAGAAACTAGATAGCCCACAGTCACATTCATGTATTTAGGATACTTGAGAATCCACACGGTCATGCAGTGAGATCAATCCATTGATTAGAAACTACTTTGTCCATTTCAGTTGAGCATTAGCAACTCATATGGATCCAACAATTCTCAAAAAGAAAGTAACATAAAGAGTCCatctacaaaaagaaaaaaaaatatctataatttattatacaaatcaaatgaaaacaaTTGCGCAACATTAGGAGAAACAAAACTTACATGATTGAACTGGAAACAAAGTTTCTCAATCAGGACTCCAATAAGTGTTGCAGGAGGTGCTTGGATAAAACCATGCTTCCCTCTTCCAAACAAACTGACTTCTTCTATACTACTACCCTTTTAAATACAAGAGGTTCTAGCGCTCATGCGCCCCCTAGTGGGGAGTATGAAAAAAAATACCAAAGTAACAGATAATACTGTTACATACCCCTCTCCTCAGAAGGAGATTTGCCATAACCATGACAAATCTTAAGATTTTGCACGCGATATGTTTCAGTACTGTCTGGATCAGAAATAAAAGAAACAGAATAATTAACTGGCCCCaactttttgttaatttttgcTGGCCCTTTCCACTTAGCAGACAGCTTAGCCATGAACCCTTCATCGGCTCTAGATAAAGGATGTGTCCGTACCCAAACCACATCCCCTTCTTGGTAATGCACTGACTTACGATGCTGATCATAGTATCGCTTTTGCTTAGCTTGGGCTCGGTTCACATTCTCTTTCACAAGAGTAAGGAGTTCTTGTTGTCTGTCAAGGATGGGATATGCAGGGTTATTAGGGTCAGGCGGTTTATGTAGAGCTCTCTCCATTGGACCTTTTAATTTACGTCCAAGCGCTACTTCAGCAGGTGTAAAACCTGTGCTTTCATGGTAGGCTGTGTTAATAGCAAACCTGAATTCGGCAATCCATCTATCCCAAAGCTTATGGTGGTCTGCGACGTAAGAGGCAATCATGGTTTTCAAATTTCGATTGACTCTCTCCGTCAGATTTGTTTGGGGATGGTAGGCTGTGGTCAGTTTTTGAATGACTCCCCACTGCTTGCACACCTGACAGAGGAGTTGAGAGGTGAATTGGGCACCACGATCTGAGACCAGGTAGGCTGGTGTTCCCCATCTGGTAAATATCTCCTCTACCAGAACTCGGGCTATCTGAGGGGTTTTAGCAGACCTCAGGGGAAACATCTCGACCCACTTAGTACAATAATCCACGATAACAAGTAGATACTCGTTTTGTTTGACACTTTTTTTGGAAAAGGCCCCATGAGGTCGATGCCCATCATGTAGCCAGGTTCAACAATAGGTGTAGACTGTAGATAACCAGATAATTTTGACATGGATGGTTTGTATTTTTGACAGACTTGGCATTCTTTACAATGTTTCCAAACGTCAGCTCTGATAGTTGGCCAGTATACAGTTTCTAGTAGTCTGAGCAAGGTCTTGAGTTTACCCAGATGACCACTGAGAGGATTGTCATGAGCATACTGAACAAATGcttgatgatggatggatggaatgacaaGTTGAAGTTTTTGACCTTTTCGTCCATCTGGAACACTACGGAACAGGAATCCATTTTCTGTTACATAATGAACTCGTGATGAGTCTTGTGGGGTCTGAGATGGTACTTTGGAAATCAATTCTTGTATTTCTGGGTCATAGTTTTGAGCGATGGCTATCTGTGATAAATCTACTGGCATACTGACTGATGATGAGATGGAATTAGATGCTTGAGCTACAGCAATAATGTTAGGTGAAATGATGAGGCTTGGAGCTCTGGATAATGCGTCAGGTACCACATTACACTGACCTTTTCTATACTTAACAGTGAAGTGAAATCCTTGTAGTCTTATGGTCCATCTGATGAGACGTGATGATGGTTTGGGGTGTTGAAATGCCCATGTCAATGCGGCATGATCAGTTACTACTTCAAATAGTCTTCCTTCGAGATATGGCCTCCATTTCTCCACTGCCCACACCACTGCTAGGCACTCTTTCTCAGATACAGAGTATGACCTTTCTGCCCCTCTAAGTAGTCTGGATGCATATGCAATAACATGTTCTTTCCCTGCACATTCTTGTGTAAGAACGGCTCCCAAACCAACTTCACTGGCGTCCGTTTGAACTCGGAATGGTTGAGTGAAGTCCGGAGAGGTTAAAACGGGAGCTTGCATTAAGTCTTGCTTGATAAGATCGAGTGCTTGTTGGCATTGATCTGTCCAAATCCAGGTAGAGTTTTTCTGTTTCAAAGCATGAAGTGGAGCAGCCTTCTCTGAGAAACTGGGAATGAACCGATGGTACCAACCGGCCATACCCAAAAAACGCTGAACATCTTTGAGAGACTGTGGGATGGGAAATGAACTAACTGCTGAAACCTTTGTGGGATCGGTTTTGATTCCTTCTTTTGAAACAACATGGCCTAAGAATGTGAGAGATTTTTGAATGAAATTGCACTTTTTGAGATTGAGTGTTAGACCTGCTTTGTGGAAACAATTGAAAACTTGTTGGAGATGTTGGAGATGGTCTTGCTTATTTTTGGAATACACCACGACATCATCAATGTAAACCATACAACATTTACCTTTCAACTCCCGCAATACATGTTCCATAAGTCTCTGGAAAGACGCTGCTGCATTTTTCAGTCCAAAAGGAAGACGCAGAAATTCATATAACCCTGAGGATGTGATGAAACCCATTTTTTGAATGCTATGAGACTCCATTTCCAGTTGCCAATAGCCACTCTTTAAGTCCAGTGTAGAGAATACAGTTGCCCCATGTAATGACTCTAAGATGTCTTGTATTTGTGGCATTGGATATGCATCCAGATGAGTTTTGGCATTCAACCCGCGGTAATCAACGCAGAGTCTTGATCCTCCATCTTTTTTCTGTACCACCACCACTGGTGATGCCCATGGAGAGCAAGATGGTCGAATGATTTTCTTATCAAGCAGCTCCTTGATTTGATTTTCAACAAAactctgtttttcaatggaaaccTTGTATGCTCTTTTTCTAACAGGTAGTTCATCTGTGGTGATTATACGGTGCTTGACCAAATTGGTATATCCAATTTCCTGGTTGCAAACAGTGGGCCAGCTTAACATTAGATTTTCAAGCTCTTGCTGTGTCTGCATGTCGGTGTCTGCTTTCTCCGATAGTTGGTGTATAGAATGGAGTACTTCATCACTGCAAGGCTGTAAAGGTATGGCAAGGTAAAAGTTAATGGTAGAATTAATGTCCTGATGAAGGAATGGAAAGAAGATTGGTGTTTCAGCGCCTTCTATTGGAGAAAAACCATACTGAGCATTATTGAAATCCAAGACCATTCCTGATTTCAACAGAAAATCCATGCCAAGTATGATTGGTACTGTTAAATCAGTGTCATTCATTATATACAGGGTAAGCTCTATTGGACGACCCTGCACTTCACTCTTCCACACAACCTTTCCAACAGCGTTTGGCGTTGTCCGTTGGCTAAAAGGAAAGTTTGTCCCCCACCAGGTAGGTATACTTCTTGACGGCTTAACTGTTTCCAGCATGACTTTTGAATTAGTGACAAAGTACTGCCAGTGTCCACCATAGCAGTAATATGCATGTCTTGTAGGGTTATGGGAATGATAAGGTTTCTGATGTCATATTGCATAGAATTTTGGCAAGTCTGGACAACTCTGGTATTGGCTGCCGCTGTTTTGCGATGTGAATCGTGATCTGGAGGATTTCTCTTCTTTTGCTCATCTCCATTAACTTGACTCCAGTATTTCTTGGACTCAAAAAAATCTCGTTCTATCTGTGTACCTACTTTTACAAGTTCTCCTACATCTTTTATATTGCCACGTAGCAAGCTAGCAAGCCGTGGGTTACAGTTACGTAAAATAGCTTGCACCACCTCTCTTTCTAACATGTCCTTCTTCCATCTCAAACAAAGAGCTCTATAGTGAAAAGCAAAATCTCTGAAACTTTCTCTTGCACcttgtctcctctccatcagctTCCTTACTGCCAACTCTTCATAATCCTCACTGAGAAAAGattgcagaaatatttttttaaattgtttccaGTCACAGACATTCCCTTTCTCCGCCATCCACCAATCTTTTGCAGTACTTTTAAGTACGGCAGTTAAAGAAGCCAAAATTTCACTATTCTTCAAAGGTCGAACAGTGAAATACTCCTCACATCGTTCAATGAATAAGATAGGATCTTCATCCGGGCTATTGCTGAAACTAGGAAACTCAAGTTTGACTGGTGGGTTGTACTGATTTGAACAGTCCATGACAGATTGAGTATTTGACTGAAGACTGTAGGTTTGATCGGTCAATGGTCTGTGAACAGTACTGGTATTCATGGGCTGAATTGGGGTGGATATAAAAGGCTGGAAAGCTTGTAATCTCTGATCCAATTGTTGGTCTCTTCTCTTCAAACAGTCTAGCACTGACTGTCCAAGATCGCGAATGCTCAGTTCTAGATGTTTTCTCACTCTACTGCACTCACGGTCTATTTGGTATAACAATTTATCTTCTGTAGCTTTGCGTTGTGATTCAACATCAATGAAGGAAACTTGTTCACTCACCCGTTGATTGATGTCGGTAATACGCTCCTCAAGTTTGGTGAAACGTCCTGTGAGTTGTTCTAACATATCTGAAACAGCAGTGGAAGGATGGTGCGTCGGTTCCGCGTAAATTTCAGGTGGTGGTGGAGGTAGAAATGTGACTTCCTTTTGTCCGTCATCCACAAACACGTCTTCCTCCTCTGAATCAAGGTACAAGTCACTGAACGTATTAATCAACTCTCGTAGGGGTTCTCTATGGATGCTAAATGGTGCAGATGAAAAATCTGTATTGGGTACGGGCTCATCCTCATTCAAAACTTCCTGACtagccattttatttatttatttattaacgtgttagggtttattttgtgacagaCACTGG is part of the Carassius gibelio isolate Cgi1373 ecotype wild population from Czech Republic chromosome B24, carGib1.2-hapl.c, whole genome shotgun sequence genome and encodes:
- the LOC128013117 gene encoding uncharacterized protein LOC128013117 encodes the protein MASQEVLNEDEPVPNTDFSSAPFSIHREPLRELINTFSDLYLDSEEEDVFVDDGQKEVTFLPPPPPEIYAEPTHHPSTAVSDMLEQLTGRFTKLEERITDINQRVSEQVSFIDVESQRKATEDKLLYQIDRECSRVRKHLELSIRDLGQSVLDCLKRRDQQLDQRLQAFQPFISTPIQPMNTSTVHRPLTDQTYSLQSNTQSVMDCSNQYNPPVKLEFPSFSNSPDEDPILFIERCEEYFTVRPLKNSEILASLTAVLKSTAKDWWMAEKGNVCDWKQFKKIFLQSFLSEDYEELAVRKLMERRQGARESFRDFAFHYRALCLRWKKDMLEREVVQAILRNCNPRLASLLRGNIKDVGELVKVGTQIERDFFESKKYWSQVNGDEQKKRNPPDHDSHRKTAAANTRVVQTCQNSMQYDIRNLIIPITLQDMHITAMVDTGSTLSLIQKSCWKQLSRQEVYLPGGGQTFLLANGQRQTLLERLCGRVKCRVVQ